The Chloroherpetonaceae bacterium genome has a segment encoding these proteins:
- a CDS encoding 3-hydroxybutyryl-CoA dehydrogenase, with the protein MLLSFAANWVLQLTILICSSNLTTLIIMRIEKVAVIGGGTMGNGIAHVFAQFGYPTTLVDIKQEFLDRALHTISTNLDRQVKKGVLTEEQKAQTLQRITTSLDLPSSVKDADLVIEAVNENFELKQSVFKALDEHAKPSAILATNTSSISITKIAATTKRPAQVIGMHFMNPVPVMKLVEVIRALQTSDETFAAIEATAKAIGKVPVSCNDYPGFISNRILMPMINEAIQCVYENIATPEAIDEIMKLGMAHPMGPLTLADFIGLDVCLAIMEVLYEGFNDPKYRPSPLLKNMVAAGYLGRKSGRGFYRYD; encoded by the coding sequence ATGCTGCTTTCATTTGCTGCCAATTGGGTATTACAGCTTACGATTTTAATTTGCAGCTCTAACCTAACCACGCTCATCATTATGAGAATTGAAAAAGTTGCCGTCATCGGAGGCGGCACAATGGGCAACGGCATTGCTCATGTGTTCGCTCAGTTTGGTTATCCTACCACGCTGGTCGACATTAAGCAAGAATTCTTAGACCGAGCGCTGCACACCATTTCTACCAACCTTGACCGACAAGTCAAAAAAGGTGTGCTCACAGAAGAGCAGAAAGCTCAAACGCTCCAACGCATTACGACCAGCTTGGACTTGCCAAGTAGCGTCAAAGACGCCGACCTTGTCATAGAAGCAGTCAATGAGAACTTTGAGCTCAAGCAATCTGTCTTCAAAGCCCTTGATGAACACGCCAAGCCGTCAGCAATTCTCGCTACCAACACCAGCTCCATTTCTATTACCAAAATAGCCGCCACAACCAAGCGCCCTGCACAGGTGATTGGTATGCACTTTATGAATCCTGTGCCCGTTATGAAGCTTGTAGAGGTCATTCGTGCACTCCAGACCTCTGATGAAACTTTCGCTGCGATTGAAGCCACCGCCAAGGCGATTGGGAAAGTGCCTGTTAGCTGCAATGACTACCCCGGCTTTATTTCTAACCGAATTTTGATGCCGATGATTAACGAGGCAATTCAGTGTGTCTATGAAAACATCGCCACGCCTGAGGCTATTGACGAGATTATGAAACTAGGCATGGCTCACCCGATGGGACCTTTGACGCTTGCCGACTTTATCGGCTTAGATGTCTGTCTTGCGATTATGGAAGTGCTCTATGAAGGTTTTAACGACCCAAAGTATCGCCCATCGCCACTTTTAAAGAATATGGTCGCAGCAGGTTATTTAGGACGCAAGTCAGGTCGCGGTTTCTACCGATATGACTAA
- a CDS encoding SEC59/DGK1/VTE5 family protein — MQHSEPEGIGTLKEVTQNGRLDAAQIEYHNELARKAIHVCSIAIPLIYYHITQKLAIVLLTILFLGFFTVDFVKMFVQPVAVWYFKTFGSLLRPHEKDPTKKRFNGATFVTLSALLTVALFPKIIAIASFAILIVADTAAALVGRKFGKHKLFSKTVEGSLAFLIAAIAVVALTPHLNFAVGIGLAVVATIAEVVPFKIGGYTIDDNLTIPLSAAAFAYVCYWIFLPNEIPLLMKGQ; from the coding sequence ATGCAACATTCTGAACCGGAGGGCATCGGGACGCTCAAGGAAGTAACTCAAAACGGGCGGCTAGATGCCGCGCAAATTGAATACCACAACGAGCTGGCTCGCAAAGCAATTCACGTTTGCTCCATCGCTATACCGCTAATTTACTACCACATTACGCAGAAGTTGGCAATAGTTTTACTGACGATTTTGTTTCTCGGCTTTTTTACAGTGGATTTTGTCAAAATGTTTGTGCAGCCTGTAGCCGTGTGGTATTTCAAAACTTTTGGCTCACTACTTCGTCCGCACGAAAAAGACCCAACGAAAAAGCGCTTCAATGGCGCAACTTTTGTTACACTGTCGGCATTGCTAACTGTAGCGCTATTTCCGAAAATCATTGCAATTGCATCATTTGCAATCCTAATTGTTGCAGATACCGCAGCGGCATTAGTTGGACGCAAGTTTGGCAAGCATAAACTTTTTTCTAAGACCGTAGAGGGTAGCCTTGCATTCCTCATCGCTGCGATAGCAGTGGTTGCATTGACGCCGCACCTCAACTTTGCTGTGGGCATCGGACTGGCGGTTGTAGCCACAATTGCAGAAGTGGTGCCGTTCAAAATTGGGGGTTACACGATTGATGACAACCTTACCATTCCATTGAGTGCAGCAGCCTTTGCATACGTATGCTACTGGATTTTCCTACCGAATGAAATTCCCCTACTAATGAAAGGCCAATAA
- a CDS encoding SDR family oxidoreductase: MALKVFLTGASGLLGGNILRHLALRPHLQICAVQRHASFTVPAAFSLGHPVLSLDLSSENDVWNVLSNWRPNVIIHTAAMSDPVACEWQRDAATVQNILVTRLLARLAEHFGARFIFISTDLVFDGEKGNYQETDTRRPLSFYGATKAISEDEIAQTLEDYAVLRTTIMLGYSPRGTRSLNERLMLDIASERTPTLFIDEYRSPIAVDTLAKIVVEFALDDAREARGIFHAVGNERLSRYEIGKRIFERFGVPPHRYRSALLSEVVSTPPRPRDCSLDNRKLLSIIKTRIPSFDEMIRAL, encoded by the coding sequence ATGGCGTTGAAAGTTTTTCTTACTGGCGCAAGTGGTCTTTTAGGTGGCAATATTCTTCGTCATCTTGCTCTGCGCCCTCATCTTCAGATTTGCGCCGTGCAGCGCCATGCGTCTTTTACCGTGCCCGCTGCATTCTCATTAGGACACCCTGTGCTCTCCCTTGACCTTTCATCGGAGAACGATGTGTGGAATGTGCTTTCAAACTGGCGTCCCAATGTAATCATCCACACAGCTGCAATGAGCGACCCTGTTGCCTGTGAGTGGCAACGCGATGCGGCAACTGTGCAGAACATCTTGGTTACGCGCCTGCTCGCCAGACTTGCCGAACACTTTGGTGCCCGCTTTATCTTCATCTCCACAGACCTTGTCTTTGACGGCGAAAAAGGTAACTACCAAGAAACTGATACTCGCCGTCCACTTAGCTTCTACGGCGCGACCAAAGCTATCAGTGAAGATGAGATTGCTCAAACACTTGAAGATTATGCCGTTCTTCGCACTACGATTATGCTTGGCTACTCGCCACGCGGGACACGCAGTCTCAATGAACGTTTGATGCTGGATATTGCCAGTGAGCGTACCCCGACGCTTTTTATTGATGAATACCGCAGTCCTATTGCTGTCGATACACTAGCGAAAATCGTTGTGGAATTTGCTCTCGATGACGCCAGAGAAGCACGGGGTATTTTTCATGCCGTTGGCAATGAACGGCTTTCTCGCTATGAAATTGGCAAGCGTATTTTTGAGCGCTTTGGGGTACCGCCACATCGCTACCGTTCTGCCCTGCTTTCAGAAGTGGTCTCTACGCCGCCCCGCCCACGCGACTGCAGCCTGGACAATCGCAAGCTCCTGAGCATCATTAAAACCCGAATTCCATCATTTGATGAAATGATACGCGCACTTTAA
- a CDS encoding transketolase, whose amino-acid sequence MTYEDVLKEIAQKSDKLIVMTAENRAAIRNLPPQLGKRFIDVGIAEQTMIGMAAGLALRGRYPIVHALATFLVFRAYEFIRDDVAIPNLPVKMVGGVPGFLSDANGPTHQAIEDVALMRGLPNVMVFCPSDAEELAEGIKVLAEYPAPCYIRHNPHPAPVRHIAPFEIGKAETLSNGNDIAILVYGFLLREAVKAKDILEAQGKSVRLINIRMPKPIDAETVLRAARECKLVVTLEDHFLTGGLYSIVAELLLKHQLMANVLPIALEHRWFKPALLDRVLEYEGFTGRQIAERILSALA is encoded by the coding sequence ATGACCTACGAAGACGTCCTAAAAGAAATCGCGCAAAAGAGCGACAAGCTTATCGTGATGACGGCGGAAAATCGCGCCGCAATTCGCAACCTGCCACCGCAATTGGGCAAGCGCTTCATTGATGTAGGGATTGCGGAGCAAACAATGATTGGAATGGCGGCAGGTCTAGCGCTTCGCGGTCGCTATCCGATTGTCCATGCGCTGGCAACGTTTTTGGTTTTTCGTGCTTACGAGTTCATCCGCGATGATGTCGCTATTCCGAACCTACCTGTGAAGATGGTGGGCGGTGTGCCTGGCTTTCTTTCTGACGCAAACGGTCCGACACACCAAGCGATTGAAGATGTGGCACTGATGCGCGGCTTGCCAAACGTGATGGTCTTTTGTCCCAGCGACGCAGAGGAACTTGCCGAAGGAATCAAAGTTCTTGCCGAATATCCCGCGCCATGCTACATCAGACACAATCCGCATCCTGCGCCTGTAAGGCACATTGCGCCGTTTGAGATTGGCAAAGCTGAAACACTCTCCAATGGAAACGATATAGCGATTCTGGTCTACGGCTTTTTGCTTCGTGAAGCGGTGAAGGCAAAAGACATCTTAGAGGCACAGGGCAAGTCCGTGCGGCTCATCAATATCCGAATGCCCAAGCCAATTGACGCAGAGACAGTGCTAAGAGCCGCAAGGGAATGCAAATTGGTTGTAACGCTCGAAGACCATTTTTTAACAGGTGGGCTATACAGCATTGTGGCTGAACTGCTGCTCAAGCATCAGCTTATGGCAAATGTGCTTCCGATTGCACTGGAACATCGGTGGTTCAAACCTGCGCTCTTGGACAGGGTGTTGGAGTATGAAGGCTTTACAGGTAGGCAAATTGCTGAGCGAATTTTGAGTGCGCTAGCGTAG
- a CDS encoding four helix bundle protein, translating into MMERATRFQDLVVWQKAHQFVLNAYQLTQRLPKEELFGFSSQLRRAAVSIAANIVEGFRKRGKNDKLKFLNIAQGSADECAYFLILIQDLNYAQTVELSR; encoded by the coding sequence ATGATGGAGAGAGCAACTCGTTTTCAAGACCTTGTCGTATGGCAAAAAGCACATCAGTTCGTTTTGAATGCGTATCAACTCACGCAACGGCTGCCGAAAGAAGAACTGTTTGGGTTCTCATCTCAACTGCGTCGCGCTGCCGTCTCAATTGCCGCGAATATCGTAGAAGGATTTCGCAAGAGAGGCAAAAACGACAAGCTAAAATTTCTCAACATTGCGCAAGGTTCGGCTGATGAATGCGCGTATTTCTTGATTTTGATTCAGGATTTGAACTATGCTCAAACAGTAGAACTTTCGCGCTAA
- a CDS encoding thiamine pyrophosphate-dependent enzyme, with protein sequence MMHKEKELELKALALRVREHIVRMATDGGCFIGASLSCADLIVYLYKEVLGLTPENLRDENRNYLLLSKGHDVPALYGTLAELGFIERERLKHHLHTSDSIYWHPNRAIPGIEFHSGSLGHLLSVAMGIAYDIKLRGGKNKVYVIVGDGELNEGSMWEGFLVAKAYKLDNLVAIVDRNEFQANVRTEDLIPIEPLEPKFEAFGWNVKRINGHDFNALEEAFQWIPENGSPSVIIADTVRGKGLPSIERRADRWFVNFKPEEIEQLLKELHGEAQAELSSETLIVR encoded by the coding sequence ATGATGCACAAAGAGAAAGAACTTGAACTGAAAGCTCTTGCACTACGGGTGCGTGAGCACATCGTCCGAATGGCAACCGATGGTGGTTGCTTTATCGGTGCGTCGCTCTCTTGCGCAGATCTTATCGTCTATCTCTACAAAGAGGTTTTGGGACTTACGCCTGAAAATTTGCGCGACGAGAACCGCAACTATCTCTTGCTCTCCAAAGGACACGACGTGCCCGCGCTCTACGGCACGCTCGCCGAACTGGGTTTCATCGAGCGCGAGCGATTGAAGCATCATCTTCATACGAGCGACTCGATTTACTGGCACCCGAATCGCGCCATTCCGGGCATTGAATTTCATTCGGGGTCGCTCGGTCATTTGCTTTCGGTCGCAATGGGCATCGCCTACGACATCAAACTGCGCGGCGGCAAAAACAAAGTCTATGTGATTGTGGGCGATGGTGAACTCAACGAAGGCTCGATGTGGGAAGGCTTCCTCGTGGCAAAAGCCTACAAGCTTGATAATCTTGTGGCAATCGTTGACCGCAATGAGTTTCAAGCGAATGTTCGAACCGAAGACCTCATTCCGATTGAGCCGCTCGAACCAAAATTCGAAGCGTTTGGCTGGAACGTGAAGCGCATCAATGGACACGATTTCAACGCGCTCGAAGAAGCATTCCAGTGGATTCCAGAGAACGGCTCGCCCAGCGTCATCATCGCCGATACGGTTCGCGGCAAAGGCTTGCCCAGCATTGAGCGACGCGCCGACCGTTGGTTCGTCAATTTCAAGCCCGAAGAAATCGAGCAACTTTTGAAAGAACTTCACGGCGAAGCGCAAGCGGAACTCAGTTCGGAAACGTTGATAGTGAGGTAA
- the guaB gene encoding IMP dehydrogenase produces the protein MSKILYEALTFDDVLLVPARSAVLPRDADVSTRLTKSIRLNVPLLSAAMDTVTESEMAIALAREGGMGVIHKNLTIEQQAAEVDRVKRSESGMIQNPITLTEDATVKDALELMARYSISGIPVVENGSENLANKKLRGIITNRDLRFKPDLHQKIADIMTKENLITAEVGTTLEEAEEILQHHKIEKLLIVDKEGNLKGLITFKDIQKKKKFPNACKDELGRLRVAAAVGIRANTLQRVEALVSAGVDAIVVDTAHGHSEAVLKMVETIRAKFPSLGIIAGNVATAEGVHDLVAAGADCVKVGIGPGSICTTRIVAGVGVPQLSAIMNCYEEAQKTNTPLIADGGIKYSGDIVKALAAGADSVMIGSLFAGVDESPGETILYEGRKFKSYRGMGSLGAMSEAEGSSDRYFQDAEDDVKKFVPEGIEGRVPYKGALSEVVYQLIGGLRAAMGYCGVRTIEELKTKTKFVKITNAGLRESHPHSVFITKEAPNYSLNA, from the coding sequence ATGTCCAAAATTCTTTACGAAGCCTTGACCTTTGACGATGTGTTGCTTGTGCCAGCTCGTTCTGCAGTGCTACCACGCGACGCTGATGTCTCTACGCGCCTCACTAAGTCTATTCGTCTCAATGTACCGCTGCTTTCCGCTGCGATGGATACGGTTACCGAATCGGAAATGGCGATTGCGCTTGCGCGCGAAGGTGGAATGGGCGTCATTCATAAAAATCTCACCATTGAGCAGCAAGCTGCCGAAGTCGATCGCGTCAAACGCTCTGAGAGCGGTATGATTCAAAATCCAATTACACTCACCGAAGATGCAACGGTCAAAGATGCACTCGAGCTGATGGCACGTTACTCGATTTCAGGCATTCCCGTTGTGGAAAACGGCTCGGAAAATTTAGCCAATAAAAAATTGCGCGGCATCATCACCAACCGTGATTTGCGCTTCAAGCCCGACCTGCATCAAAAAATTGCCGACATTATGACCAAAGAGAATCTCATCACCGCTGAAGTCGGCACCACACTCGAAGAAGCCGAAGAAATCTTGCAGCACCACAAAATCGAAAAACTGCTCATCGTCGACAAAGAAGGTAACCTCAAAGGGCTAATCACCTTCAAGGACATTCAAAAGAAGAAAAAATTTCCAAATGCGTGCAAAGACGAGTTAGGCAGGTTGCGTGTTGCTGCAGCCGTTGGCATTCGTGCCAACACGCTCCAGCGCGTTGAGGCACTGGTAAGTGCAGGGGTCGATGCGATTGTCGTCGATACAGCACATGGTCACAGTGAAGCCGTCTTGAAGATGGTCGAAACCATTAGAGCCAAATTTCCTTCGCTGGGAATTATCGCCGGCAATGTGGCAACCGCAGAAGGCGTGCACGACTTAGTTGCGGCTGGCGCAGATTGCGTCAAAGTCGGCATTGGGCCGGGTAGCATTTGCACGACGCGCATCGTAGCGGGCGTAGGCGTGCCGCAACTTTCCGCAATTATGAACTGCTATGAAGAGGCTCAAAAGACCAATACCCCGCTTATTGCAGATGGGGGCATTAAGTATTCGGGCGATATTGTCAAGGCTCTTGCTGCCGGTGCCGATAGTGTCATGATAGGCTCACTGTTTGCTGGCGTCGATGAATCACCGGGCGAGACAATTCTCTATGAAGGTAGAAAGTTCAAATCGTATCGCGGAATGGGTAGTCTCGGCGCAATGAGTGAGGCTGAAGGCAGCAGCGACCGCTATTTCCAAGATGCAGAAGACGATGTCAAAAAGTTCGTGCCTGAAGGCATCGAAGGCAGAGTGCCCTACAAAGGTGCACTAAGCGAGGTCGTCTATCAACTTATTGGTGGGTTGCGCGCTGCAATGGGCTACTGTGGCGTTAGAACGATTGAGG